One Deinococcus seoulensis DNA window includes the following coding sequences:
- a CDS encoding DUF309 domain-containing protein — MTDSSLPHWTPADARAFERGAALFARGEWWEAHEAWEEPWLRASGPDRAFLQGVILLAAALHKRWHHGSLTHRNYHKAARHLDTLPPVYAGVNLTRLRAEVWEALHDPALRPALHPA; from the coding sequence GTGACCGACAGCAGCCTCCCGCACTGGACTCCGGCGGACGCGCGGGCGTTCGAGCGTGGCGCGGCCCTGTTCGCGCGGGGCGAGTGGTGGGAGGCGCACGAGGCCTGGGAGGAACCGTGGCTGCGGGCGTCCGGGCCGGACCGGGCGTTCCTTCAGGGCGTGATCCTGCTGGCGGCGGCGCTGCACAAGCGCTGGCATCACGGGAGCCTGACGCACCGCAACTACCACAAGGCCGCCCGGCACCTGGACACCCTGCCGCCCGTGTACGCGGGCGTGAACCTGACCCGCCTGCGGGCCGAGGTCTGGGAGGCGCTGCACGACCCGGCGCTGCGGCCCGCCCTGCACCCTGCCTGA
- a CDS encoding LabA-like NYN domain-containing protein has translation MERIALFIDGANVYAAAKRLGWNFDHRKILEHFSAGGALYNAFYYTAVPTPIDDKQKRFTDALTYMGYTVRTRPLREATDEGGETHRRASLDIEIVTDLLSTSDRFDTAVLLTGDGDFERPVEVLRARGKRVVVACIAEMTSYELRNAADEYVDFKDIREHVERPGYRLPSESRGNGGSEHRPFYTSAALQESDDR, from the coding sequence ATGGAACGCATTGCACTTTTTATTGACGGCGCGAACGTGTACGCAGCGGCCAAACGACTCGGCTGGAACTTCGACCACCGCAAGATCCTGGAGCACTTCTCGGCGGGCGGCGCCCTGTACAACGCCTTTTACTACACGGCGGTGCCCACGCCCATCGACGACAAGCAGAAGCGCTTCACGGACGCCCTGACGTACATGGGGTACACGGTCCGCACCCGCCCGCTGCGCGAGGCGACCGACGAGGGTGGCGAGACGCACCGCCGCGCCAGCCTGGATATCGAGATCGTCACGGACCTGCTGTCCACCAGCGACCGGTTCGACACGGCGGTCCTGCTGACCGGTGACGGTGACTTCGAGCGTCCGGTCGAGGTGCTGCGCGCCCGTGGCAAGCGCGTGGTCGTGGCCTGCATCGCCGAGATGACCAGTTACGAACTGCGGAACGCCGCCGACGAGTACGTGGATTTCAAGGACATCCGCGAGCACGTCGAGCGCCCCGGTTACCGCCTGCCCAGCGAGTCGCGCGGCAACGGCGGCAGCGAGCACCGCCCGTTCTACACCTCGGCGGCGTTGCAGGAATCCGATGACCGCTGA
- the plsX gene encoding phosphate acyltransferase PlsX, producing the protein MTAEAPVSAEGQKALPVALDAMGGDHGAAPNVEGAVLAARAGVSVLLVGDRVKLHAELGKHAGSATLPIEVVEATDVIGMDEHASDVRRRTQASINVATRLVKEGRASAAVSMGHSGATMASALLTLGRIPGVERPAILAHLPARGGFTTMLDVGANADVKASYLAQWARLASVYLRVVEDRENPTVGLLSIGEEDHKGNALVLEAHGLLRELHGRGVNFHGNIEGRDVFMGTTDIVLTDGFTGNVVLKLAEGEAKVLFGWVKEALSSTLKSKLGGLLVRGSLRSLADRMDPSTYGASLLIGVKGLAFIGHGSADARAVKNALLRAARAHDAKLVPRLEAAFQEQSSLN; encoded by the coding sequence ATGACCGCTGAAGCCCCGGTGAGCGCCGAAGGCCAGAAGGCCCTGCCGGTCGCGCTGGACGCGATGGGCGGCGATCACGGCGCCGCGCCGAACGTCGAGGGCGCCGTCCTGGCTGCCCGCGCGGGCGTCAGTGTGCTGCTGGTCGGTGACCGCGTGAAACTGCACGCGGAACTCGGGAAGCACGCCGGAAGTGCCACGCTGCCCATCGAGGTCGTCGAGGCGACCGACGTGATCGGCATGGACGAGCACGCCAGCGACGTGCGCCGCCGCACGCAGGCCAGCATCAACGTCGCCACCCGCCTCGTCAAGGAGGGCCGCGCGTCGGCGGCCGTCAGCATGGGCCACAGCGGCGCGACCATGGCATCCGCACTGCTGACCCTGGGCCGCATTCCCGGCGTGGAACGCCCCGCCATCCTGGCGCACCTCCCGGCACGCGGGGGCTTCACGACCATGCTGGACGTGGGCGCCAACGCCGACGTGAAAGCCAGTTACCTCGCGCAGTGGGCGCGGCTGGCCAGCGTGTACCTGCGGGTCGTCGAGGACCGCGAGAACCCCACCGTGGGCCTGCTGTCCATCGGCGAGGAGGACCACAAGGGCAACGCCCTGGTCCTCGAAGCGCACGGACTGCTGCGGGAACTGCACGGGCGCGGCGTGAACTTCCACGGGAACATCGAGGGCCGCGACGTGTTCATGGGTACCACCGACATCGTCCTGACCGACGGGTTCACCGGGAACGTCGTCCTGAAACTCGCCGAGGGAGAGGCCAAGGTGCTGTTCGGCTGGGTCAAGGAGGCCCTGAGCAGCACCCTGAAAAGCAAGCTGGGTGGCCTGCTGGTGCGCGGTTCGCTGCGCAGCCTCGCCGACCGCATGGACCCCAGCACGTACGGCGCGAGCCTGCTGATCGGCGTGAAGGGTCTGGCATTCATCGGGCACGGCAGCGCCGACGCCCGCGCCGTGAAGAACGCCCTGCTGCGCGCCGCCCGCGCCCACGACGCGAAACTGGTGCCCCGCCTGGAGGCGGCCTTTCAGGAACAGTCAAGCCTGAACTGA
- a CDS encoding mechanosensitive ion channel family protein, which produces MLAELSVQIVKPQVWVGLALTAVFAYAIYRFGRLLIKALTPHIHRRLVPVLKWAWLLIVSVSWLAVATFVAYLPSVPVLFELGRDITQGFRHSAGQLVVVIAMALIAWNLISTLAARIVAEQEFNRRSVRVQTLKGVVESTLRVVVVIISAIAALQAIGLNATSLLAGVSVLGLAVGFGAQSLIKDVFNGFFILLEDQYGVGDVITINTGQLSGGVERLNLRVTALRALDGTMHIVPNGQIQTVSVSSKDWSRVVAAVDVTYNANLDEALKVLQAVSTELYESPDWRHFFLEEPEMQGVVQLAPDGVTLRALYKVQPKSQWALGREFNRRIKIAMDEAGIEIPFPQRSVNFGSSPIEIRLTRDEATAPTPAQDTSTQNRHKPPVEPSLGRDPEEEEL; this is translated from the coding sequence ATGTTGGCCGAATTGAGTGTTCAGATCGTCAAACCGCAGGTGTGGGTCGGGCTGGCCCTCACGGCGGTGTTCGCCTACGCCATCTACCGCTTCGGGCGACTGCTGATCAAGGCGCTGACCCCGCACATCCACCGCCGGCTCGTGCCAGTCCTCAAGTGGGCGTGGCTGCTGATCGTCAGCGTGTCGTGGCTGGCCGTCGCCACCTTCGTCGCGTACCTGCCCAGCGTGCCCGTGCTGTTCGAGCTGGGCCGCGACATCACGCAGGGATTCCGGCACAGCGCCGGACAACTGGTCGTGGTGATCGCCATGGCCCTGATCGCCTGGAACCTGATCAGCACCCTGGCGGCCCGCATCGTCGCCGAACAGGAATTCAACCGCCGCAGCGTGCGCGTGCAGACCCTCAAGGGCGTCGTGGAAAGCACCCTGCGGGTCGTGGTGGTCATCATCAGCGCCATCGCCGCCCTGCAGGCCATCGGCCTGAACGCCACCAGCCTGCTCGCCGGGGTGTCCGTGCTGGGCCTCGCGGTCGGTTTCGGCGCGCAGAGCCTGATCAAGGACGTCTTCAACGGCTTCTTCATCCTGCTGGAGGACCAGTACGGCGTGGGCGACGTGATCACCATCAACACCGGGCAACTCTCGGGCGGCGTGGAACGCCTGAACCTGCGCGTCACCGCCCTGCGCGCCCTGGACGGCACCATGCACATCGTCCCGAACGGCCAGATTCAGACGGTCAGCGTGAGCAGCAAGGACTGGTCGCGCGTGGTCGCCGCCGTGGACGTCACGTACAACGCCAACCTGGACGAGGCCCTCAAGGTGCTGCAGGCCGTCAGTACCGAACTGTACGAATCGCCCGACTGGCGGCACTTCTTCCTGGAGGAACCCGAGATGCAGGGCGTCGTGCAGCTCGCCCCGGACGGCGTGACCCTGCGCGCCCTGTACAAGGTGCAGCCCAAGAGCCAGTGGGCGCTGGGCCGCGAGTTCAACCGCCGCATCAAGATCGCCATGGACGAGGCCGGCATCGAGATTCCCTTCCCGCAGCGCAGCGTGAACTTCGGTTCCAGCCCCATCGAGATCCGCCTGACCCGCGACGAGGCGACCGCCCCCACCCCCGCGCAGGACACCAGCACCCAGAACCGCCACAAACCCCCGGTGGAACCCAGCCTGGGCCGCGACCCCGAGGAAGAGGAACTCTGA
- the ftsH gene encoding ATP-dependent zinc metalloprotease FtsH, whose amino-acid sequence MNPADAAHAAAPRRTARPRAAARAALTVLMLSAPAGAVTTGTQTAPPQVTTTAPDGPYSSNRFFSDLGAGRVARVVLSSAGQASVTFVDGSRPRSLVVPADGATLARIRAARVPLQVTQAGSSFAWLGQVLPLILTALILVVLWRSMRGQGGSGGAAGNFGKSRAAVISEGQIKLNFTDVAGCDEAKQDLQEVVDFLRHPEKYHQLGARIPHGVLLVGPPGSGKTLLAKAVAGEARVPYFSISGSDFVEMFVGVGAARVRDLFEQARKAAPCIVFIDEIDAVGRKRGMNMQGGNDEREQTLNQLLVEMDGFSSGQEVIILAATNRPDVLDAALLRPGRFDRQVVVDAPDVRGREQILRIHARKKPLDASVDLGVVARRTAGMVGADLENLLNEAALQAARSGRTRIVGRDVDEARDRVLMGPERRSLVVREADRKVTAYHEVGHALAAQLLPHANRVAKLTVVPRGRAAGFMMPDADDRLHVTRPALEDMIAVALAGRAAEEVVFGEVTTGAQNDFQQATGIARRMVTEWGMGETIGKVALASSEGGFLGGGSQMTPISEATAAQVDAEVRTLLDAAYARALALIGEHLGRVHEIVTVLMTRETLSGEEFSALLGGQELEPLPPVAPPTPASLPG is encoded by the coding sequence ATGAATCCCGCCGACGCCGCACATGCCGCTGCCCCGCGCCGGACCGCCCGGCCCCGCGCCGCCGCCAGGGCCGCCCTGACGGTCCTGATGTTGAGCGCACCTGCGGGGGCCGTCACGACGGGCACGCAGACCGCGCCGCCGCAGGTGACGACGACCGCGCCGGACGGCCCGTACTCCAGCAACCGGTTCTTCAGTGATCTGGGGGCCGGGCGGGTGGCGCGGGTGGTGCTGTCCAGCGCGGGGCAGGCCAGCGTGACGTTCGTGGACGGCAGCCGCCCGCGTTCGCTGGTCGTTCCGGCGGACGGCGCGACCCTGGCCCGCATCCGCGCGGCGCGGGTGCCGCTTCAGGTGACGCAGGCCGGGTCGTCGTTCGCGTGGCTGGGGCAGGTGCTGCCGCTGATCCTCACGGCCCTGATCCTGGTGGTGCTGTGGCGCAGCATGCGCGGACAGGGCGGGAGTGGCGGCGCGGCAGGGAATTTCGGGAAGTCGAGGGCGGCCGTGATCAGCGAGGGTCAGATCAAACTCAACTTCACTGACGTCGCCGGTTGCGACGAGGCCAAGCAGGACCTTCAGGAAGTCGTCGATTTCCTCCGCCACCCCGAGAAGTACCACCAGCTCGGCGCCCGCATCCCCCACGGCGTGCTGCTGGTCGGCCCCCCAGGCAGCGGCAAGACCTTACTGGCAAAAGCTGTCGCCGGTGAAGCGAGGGTCCCCTACTTCAGCATTTCGGGCAGCGACTTCGTCGAGATGTTCGTCGGCGTCGGCGCCGCCCGCGTCCGCGACCTGTTCGAGCAGGCCCGCAAGGCCGCCCCCTGCATCGTCTTCATCGACGAGATCGACGCCGTGGGCCGCAAGCGCGGCATGAACATGCAGGGCGGCAACGACGAACGCGAACAGACCCTCAACCAACTGCTCGTCGAGATGGACGGCTTCTCCAGCGGGCAGGAGGTCATCATCCTGGCCGCCACGAACCGCCCGGACGTGCTGGACGCAGCGTTGCTGCGTCCGGGACGCTTCGACCGGCAGGTGGTGGTGGACGCGCCGGACGTGCGGGGCCGCGAGCAGATCCTGCGGATTCACGCGCGCAAGAAACCGCTGGACGCATCGGTGGACCTGGGCGTGGTGGCGCGGCGCACAGCGGGGATGGTGGGGGCGGACCTGGAGAACCTGCTGAACGAGGCGGCGTTGCAGGCGGCGCGGTCGGGTCGGACGCGGATCGTGGGGCGGGACGTGGATGAAGCGCGGGACCGGGTGCTGATGGGCCCGGAGCGGCGGTCGCTGGTGGTGCGGGAGGCGGACCGGAAGGTCACGGCGTACCACGAGGTTGGTCACGCCCTCGCCGCGCAACTGCTGCCGCACGCCAACCGAGTGGCGAAACTGACGGTCGTGCCCAGGGGCCGCGCCGCCGGGTTCATGATGCCGGACGCCGATGACCGCCTGCACGTCACCCGGCCCGCGCTGGAGGACATGATCGCCGTCGCCCTGGCGGGCCGCGCAGCCGAGGAGGTCGTGTTCGGCGAGGTCACGACCGGCGCGCAGAACGACTTCCAGCAGGCGACCGGCATTGCGCGGCGCATGGTGACCGAGTGGGGCATGGGCGAAACCATCGGCAAGGTCGCCCTGGCCAGCAGCGAGGGCGGATTCCTGGGCGGCGGCAGTCAGATGACACCCATCAGCGAGGCCACCGCCGCGCAGGTGGACGCCGAGGTCCGCACCCTGCTGGACGCCGCATACGCCCGCGCCCTCGCCCTGATCGGCGAGCACCTGGGCCGCGTGCACGAGATCGTGACGGTGCTGATGACCCGCGAGACCCTGAGTGGCGAGGAATTCAGCGCGCTGCTGGGCGGTCAGGAACTCGAACCGCTGCCGCCCGTCGCGCCGCCCACCCCGGCCAGCCTGCCCGGCTGA
- a CDS encoding DUF4384 domain-containing protein, with protein MRTALLLGTLALGLSACTVTVRPNLGLQGSGSNLIVGLRPDRGEGSTYAVGETLRLSVTTRTAGYVTLIALQSNGYTSTLIRNAYVPAGTTTFPRAQDGETYTLAEPRGLQRVRAIFTRVRPTTDLVLRGTYDDGRWNATSNAYLQPYAAADRDVQETYLYIR; from the coding sequence ATGCGCACTGCACTTCTGCTCGGCACGCTGGCCCTGGGCCTCAGCGCCTGCACCGTCACCGTCCGCCCCAACCTGGGCCTTCAGGGATCGGGCAGCAACCTGATCGTAGGCCTCCGCCCGGACCGTGGCGAGGGCAGCACCTACGCCGTGGGTGAAACGCTGCGCCTCAGCGTCACCACCCGCACGGCCGGGTACGTCACCCTGATCGCCCTGCAGAGCAACGGGTACACCAGCACCCTGATCCGTAACGCCTACGTTCCGGCCGGGACGACCACCTTCCCCCGCGCGCAGGACGGCGAGACGTACACCCTGGCCGAACCGCGCGGCCTGCAACGCGTGCGTGCCATCTTCACCCGCGTGCGCCCCACCACGGACCTCGTGCTGCGCGGCACGTACGACGACGGCCGCTGGAACGCCACCAGCAACGCCTACCTGCAACCCTACGCCGCCGCCGACCGCGACGTGCAGGAAACCTACCTGTACATCCGCTGA
- a CDS encoding nucleotide pyrophosphohydrolase, with the protein MSLTFEDASARVDAYISQFREGYFPPLLMLARLTEETGEIARVIAHASGKTPKPGEDPGDLEMELADLLFVTICMANERGLNLERGFERMMAKIEKRDATRWTRKEPGQPSEPSNTGVTP; encoded by the coding sequence ATGAGCCTGACCTTCGAGGATGCCAGCGCCCGCGTGGACGCCTACATCAGCCAGTTCCGGGAGGGGTACTTCCCGCCGCTGCTGATGCTGGCCCGACTGACCGAGGAGACTGGCGAGATCGCCCGCGTCATCGCGCACGCCAGCGGCAAGACGCCCAAACCCGGCGAGGACCCCGGCGACCTGGAGATGGAACTCGCGGACCTGCTGTTCGTGACCATCTGCATGGCGAACGAACGCGGCCTGAACCTGGAACGCGGCTTCGAACGCATGATGGCCAAGATCGAGAAACGCGACGCGACCCGCTGGACCCGCAAGGAACCCGGCCAGCCCAGTGAGCCCAGCAACACCGGGGTCACCCCGTGA
- a CDS encoding YfiT family bacillithiol transferase has protein sequence MTGDLRYPLGPMPTPQTLTPVERVEALGHLFALPADLFDAVQGLSDEQLSTPYRDGGWTVRQVVHHVAESHMNAFIRLKLALTEENPTIKPYEEDRWATLPDHELVPDVSLNLLDALHSRLGMLFASLDPAGYDWARPWTHPAQGRTYTVDTLLAMYAWHGRHHTAQITALRERNGW, from the coding sequence GTGACCGGCGACCTGCGCTACCCGCTCGGGCCGATGCCCACCCCGCAGACCCTCACGCCCGTCGAGCGTGTCGAGGCCCTCGGGCACCTGTTCGCGCTGCCCGCCGACCTGTTCGACGCTGTGCAGGGCCTGAGCGACGAGCAACTGTCCACCCCCTACCGCGACGGCGGCTGGACGGTGCGGCAGGTCGTGCATCACGTCGCCGAGAGCCACATGAACGCCTTCATCCGCCTGAAACTCGCGCTGACTGAGGAAAACCCCACCATCAAACCCTACGAGGAAGACCGCTGGGCGACCCTGCCGGACCACGAACTGGTCCCTGACGTCAGCCTGAACCTGCTGGACGCGCTGCACTCGCGCCTGGGCATGCTGTTCGCCTCGCTGGACCCCGCCGGATACGACTGGGCCAGGCCCTGGACGCACCCCGCGCAGGGCCGCACGTACACCGTGGACACCCTGCTCGCCATGTACGCCTGGCACGGACGGCACCACACCGCCCAGATCACCGCCCTGCGCGAACGGAACGGCTGGTAA
- a CDS encoding Nudix hydrolase — protein MQFGPELHTPVSHRAAGVVILNEAGDILLVRENGVPQQRQKAGLWHIPSGTVEDGENPQDTAVREAWEEAGVRVRLLKFLAAYLGHFPDGVPVLRHAWLAEALPESTFRPTLPDEVTEVRFVPKTEFDALYDARLIRMHHTKLFYEDALRERGC, from the coding sequence ATGCAGTTCGGCCCCGAACTTCACACGCCCGTCTCTCACCGCGCGGCGGGCGTGGTCATCCTGAACGAGGCGGGCGACATCCTGCTCGTCCGTGAGAACGGAGTCCCGCAGCAGCGGCAGAAGGCGGGCCTGTGGCACATCCCCAGCGGCACCGTCGAGGACGGCGAGAACCCCCAGGACACCGCCGTGCGCGAAGCGTGGGAGGAAGCGGGCGTGCGGGTCCGCCTCCTGAAATTTCTGGCCGCGTACCTGGGTCACTTCCCGGACGGCGTGCCCGTCCTGCGGCACGCGTGGCTGGCCGAGGCCCTACCAGAATCCACCTTCCGCCCCACCCTGCCGGACGAGGTGACCGAGGTGCGTTTCGTGCCGAAAACCGAATTCGACGCCCTGTACGACGCCCGCCTGATCCGCATGCACCACACCAAGCTGTTCTACGAGGACGCCCTGCGGGAACGCGGGTGCTGA
- the era gene encoding GTPase Era, translated as MTDFSSTGEQQTHSGFIAIIGKPNVGKSTLLNSFLGTKVAPTSPRPQTTRRGVRGIHTSGDRQIVFVDTPGLHKAKDALGKYMNHEVHSALADVDAVVWVVDLRHPPTDEDQLVARQIRELPKPVFMVGNKTDAAKYPDEAMKLYRALLEGREHDTSETMLSAQNNPAAVATLREQLLDALPENPFFFPQGAASDQTREQWAAEIIREEAMKKLRDELPYAVATRVNSWTERQDGLQRIEGEIVVEKNAHKGMVIGAGGKQLREIGQAARKQLEVFLSRKVYLGLEVIVINNWREDEEALRELGYE; from the coding sequence ATGACGGATTTTTCCTCCACCGGAGAGCAGCAGACCCACTCGGGCTTCATTGCCATTATCGGCAAACCCAACGTGGGCAAGAGCACCCTGCTGAACAGCTTCCTGGGCACCAAGGTCGCCCCCACCAGCCCCCGCCCTCAGACCACCCGACGCGGCGTGCGCGGCATTCACACCAGCGGTGACCGCCAGATCGTGTTCGTGGACACGCCCGGCCTGCACAAGGCCAAGGACGCCCTGGGCAAGTACATGAACCACGAGGTGCACAGCGCCCTGGCCGACGTGGACGCCGTCGTGTGGGTCGTGGACCTGCGCCACCCGCCCACCGACGAGGACCAGCTGGTCGCCCGGCAGATCCGCGAACTGCCCAAACCCGTGTTCATGGTCGGCAACAAGACCGACGCCGCCAAGTACCCGGACGAGGCCATGAAACTGTACCGCGCCCTGCTGGAGGGCCGCGAGCACGACACCAGCGAGACCATGCTGAGCGCGCAGAACAACCCAGCCGCCGTGGCGACCCTGCGCGAGCAGCTGCTCGACGCCCTGCCGGAGAACCCGTTCTTCTTCCCGCAGGGCGCCGCCAGCGATCAGACCCGCGAGCAGTGGGCGGCCGAGATCATCCGCGAGGAAGCCATGAAGAAACTGCGCGACGAACTGCCGTACGCCGTCGCGACCCGCGTGAACTCCTGGACGGAACGCCAGGACGGCCTGCAACGCATCGAGGGTGAGATCGTCGTCGAGAAGAACGCCCACAAGGGCATGGTCATCGGCGCGGGCGGCAAGCAGCTGCGCGAGATCGGTCAGGCCGCCCGCAAGCAACTGGAAGTGTTCCTGAGCCGCAAGGTGTACCTGGGCCTGGAAGTCATCGTGATCAACAACTGGCGCGAGGACGAGGAAGCCCTGCGCGAACTCGGGTACGAGTAA
- a CDS encoding SDR family NAD(P)-dependent oxidoreductase, which translates to MTQAPATPPLITRTSTALITGASSGIGESLARQLAARGADLILVARTETRLETLAAELRARCHVQVHVLPADLNRPGAAADLAREVRARGLSVDILVNNAGLGSYGEFSTQQTAEIDHMIAVNISALTGLTRAFLPDMLTRGRGRILNVASTAAFQPGPMMAVYYATKAYVLSFSEAVAEEVAGSGVFVTALCPGPVRTGFQAVSQLHESDLLSGPARLTILSADEVARLGVQGMLRGQRVVVAGRLNRVQTLLPRLLPRAVMTRLIARVQGRRT; encoded by the coding sequence ATGACCCAGGCCCCCGCCACACCGCCCCTGATCACCCGCACCTCGACCGCCCTGATCACCGGGGCCAGCAGCGGCATCGGCGAGAGCCTCGCGCGGCAACTCGCGGCGCGCGGCGCGGACCTGATCCTGGTCGCCCGCACCGAAACCCGCCTGGAAACCCTGGCCGCCGAACTGCGCGCCCGCTGCCACGTGCAGGTGCACGTGCTGCCCGCCGACCTGAACCGCCCCGGCGCGGCCGCCGACCTGGCCCGCGAGGTCCGCGCACGCGGCCTGAGCGTGGACATCCTGGTGAACAACGCCGGACTGGGCAGTTACGGCGAGTTCAGCACGCAGCAGACCGCCGAGATCGACCACATGATCGCCGTGAACATCAGCGCCCTGACCGGCCTGACCCGCGCGTTCCTGCCGGACATGCTGACACGCGGTCGCGGCCGCATCCTGAACGTCGCCAGTACCGCCGCGTTCCAGCCGGGGCCGATGATGGCCGTGTACTACGCCACCAAGGCGTACGTCCTGAGCTTCAGCGAGGCCGTCGCCGAGGAGGTCGCGGGCAGCGGCGTGTTCGTCACGGCGCTGTGCCCCGGACCCGTCCGGACCGGCTTTCAGGCGGTCAGTCAGTTGCACGAGAGCGACCTGCTGAGCGGCCCGGCCCGCCTGACCATCCTGAGCGCCGATGAGGTCGCCCGGCTGGGCGTGCAGGGCATGCTGCGCGGCCAGCGTGTCGTCGTGGCGGGCCGCCTGAACCGCGTGCAGACGCTGCTGCCGCGCCTGCTGCCCCGCGCGGTCATGACCCGCCTGATCGCCCGCGTGCAGGGCCGCCGCACCTGA
- a CDS encoding YIP1 family protein has protein sequence MRTPVTGPDVSVQDMFAQSTAVLTRPSPATFERYERSGGLQSAFIYVMLAAAVSGVIAAVFSFLHSDVSFFGQLFSRLISVPVGFLMFTGAVYLIGRTLFRGTGTYPEVAYTFALFYVPISIAMTLIGIIPVLGWLVSFALSLVLIYFGFLAVQSSMNLRDQTQAAVTLVLAWIAQAVVTGLIALFFGTLFAVGRAVTGG, from the coding sequence ATGAGAACTCCAGTCACCGGCCCGGACGTCAGCGTGCAGGACATGTTCGCCCAGAGCACGGCCGTGCTGACCCGGCCCAGCCCCGCCACCTTCGAACGCTACGAACGCAGCGGCGGCCTTCAGAGTGCGTTCATCTACGTGATGCTGGCCGCCGCCGTCTCGGGCGTCATCGCGGCCGTGTTCTCGTTCCTGCACAGCGACGTGAGTTTCTTCGGGCAGCTGTTCAGCCGCCTGATCAGCGTGCCCGTCGGCTTCCTGATGTTCACGGGCGCGGTCTACCTGATCGGCCGCACGCTGTTCAGGGGTACCGGCACGTACCCGGAAGTGGCGTACACCTTCGCGCTGTTCTACGTGCCGATCAGCATCGCCATGACCCTGATCGGCATCATCCCGGTTCTCGGCTGGCTGGTGAGTTTCGCCCTGAGTCTCGTCCTGATCTACTTCGGGTTCCTGGCCGTGCAGAGCAGCATGAACCTGCGCGACCAGACGCAGGCCGCCGTCACGCTGGTCCTGGCGTGGATCGCGCAGGCGGTCGTGACCGGCCTGATCGCCCTGTTCTTCGGCACGCTGTTCGCCGTGGGCCGCGCCGTCACGGGCGGCTGA